The following are encoded in a window of Thermoproteota archaeon genomic DNA:
- a CDS encoding phosphate uptake regulator PhoU, with amino-acid sequence MPRLIDPSLEKLSLIMSEMGDMAIECISLAVDSYLEGKNTTDKVRALSDSIRNKYFEVEDLIFDMLLKYQPVADDFRLIRSSTEISYAFSRFGRYAYDITQVRDLFGDISECTNASLFEITKKVKHMIKEAVLSFAELDVRKAVKIQEDEAFIDKIYKERLPKLIESENTKCALAEALLLRYLERIGDHAVFMSDAINYIVTGKHKPSEQRIADHTKDSKPTL; translated from the coding sequence ATGCCGCGTCTAATTGATCCTTCACTTGAAAAATTATCTCTGATAATGTCAGAGATGGGGGATATGGCAATTGAATGCATATCTCTTGCAGTTGATTCGTATCTTGAAGGAAAAAATACTACAGATAAGGTTAGAGCACTATCTGATTCAATTCGTAACAAATACTTTGAAGTTGAAGATTTGATCTTTGATATGTTACTAAAGTATCAGCCAGTAGCTGATGACTTTAGATTGATTCGCTCCTCTACTGAAATTTCCTATGCGTTTTCAAGATTTGGAAGATATGCATATGATATTACACAAGTTCGAGATTTGTTTGGTGATATCTCTGAATGCACAAACGCATCACTGTTTGAAATTACAAAAAAAGTAAAACACATGATAAAAGAAGCCGTTTTGTCATTTGCAGAGCTTGATGTTAGAAAAGCAGTCAAGATTCAGGAAGACGAAGCTTTCATAGATAAAATCTACAAAGAGAGATTACCAAAATTAATTGAATCAGAAAATACAAAATGTGCTTTAGCTGAAGCTCTTCTATTGCGATACCTAGAGCGAATAGGTGATCATGCTGTGTTTATGAGTGATGCAATAAACTACATCGTTACTGGAAAGCACAAGCCTAGTGAGCAGCGAATTGCTGATCACACAAAAGATTCTAAACCAACTTTGTGA
- the corA gene encoding magnesium and cobalt transport protein CorA: MVKLFKKSGRKPGSAPGTITHLGKKTDVTKIQIVDFDKKELLEKEVKTIEESFPFFENPTITWVNIVGLHEVKSIEKIGMRLGIHPLVLEDIANTDQHPKVEDYDEFIFVALKMFEFKNSNSELEMEHISIVCGKNYILSFMESADDVFEPVCVRIREGRKTMRESKSDYLMYALLDAIVDNYFIVLENMGEKIEDLEKKIVQNPKQVYLNTLHKMQDEMLVIQKSLQPLRKFIPTLEHLKTPLISTSSAIFFRDLSDHIIQITDTIDATNNKLSTMNNLYLSVLNQKTNDAMKILALIATIFIPVTFLAGVYGMNFEFMPELSSPFGYPIVLGVMIGIGVSMIVYFKKKKLL, translated from the coding sequence ATGGTTAAGCTTTTCAAAAAATCAGGCAGAAAACCAGGCAGTGCCCCAGGTACAATCACTCATCTTGGCAAAAAAACAGATGTTACAAAAATTCAGATTGTAGATTTTGATAAAAAAGAGTTATTAGAAAAAGAAGTCAAAACCATTGAAGAGTCTTTTCCATTTTTTGAGAATCCAACCATCACATGGGTCAACATTGTCGGATTACATGAGGTTAAATCTATCGAAAAAATAGGAATGCGTCTTGGAATACATCCACTAGTTTTAGAAGACATTGCAAATACAGACCAGCATCCAAAGGTAGAAGATTATGATGAGTTTATCTTTGTTGCACTAAAGATGTTTGAGTTTAAGAATTCTAATAGCGAGCTTGAGATGGAACACATTAGCATAGTTTGTGGTAAAAACTACATTCTATCATTTATGGAATCTGCAGATGATGTCTTTGAACCAGTGTGCGTAAGAATAAGAGAAGGCAGAAAAACAATGAGGGAAAGCAAGTCAGACTATCTTATGTATGCGTTACTAGATGCAATTGTAGATAATTATTTCATAGTACTTGAAAATATGGGAGAAAAAATAGAAGATTTAGAAAAGAAGATTGTTCAAAATCCAAAGCAAGTTTACCTCAACACACTACATAAAATGCAAGACGAGATGTTAGTTATCCAAAAATCTCTTCAACCGCTTCGCAAGTTTATTCCTACACTAGAGCATCTCAAAACTCCACTCATTTCCACATCCAGTGCAATTTTCTTTAGAGACCTCAGTGATCACATTATTCAGATAACAGATACTATTGATGCTACAAACAACAAGCTTTCTACAATGAACAATCTTTACCTATCAGTTCTAAATCAAAAGACAAACGATGCAATGAAGATATTAGCATTGATTGCAACCATATTCATTCCAGTGACGTTTTTGGCAGGAGTGTATGGTATGAACTTTGAGTTTATGCCAGAGTTATCATCACCCTTTGGATATCCAATTGTGCTTGGAGTTATGATTGGAATAGGTGTTTCCATGATTGTTTATTTTAAGAAAAAGAAATTACTTTGA
- a CDS encoding SLC13/DASS family transporter, which yields MNFNLKIAGMILGPLLFFIILLIPTPEGMPETAKPVLAISVWMIVWWITEAIPVYATALLPLGLIPLLGVLPVKQIASEYMHPIIVLLLGMFMIALSIEKSGLHKKIAFELISVFGYSPRRIVWGFMITTALISTVVMSTTVVLILLPIAGIILSSLAKTNFVTTKFKVVFMLSIAYSSSIGSVATLIGAPPNLLYAATVMEMFSHRVTFAEWSMLGTPLAFSMLVLCGMYMNSQIGKGSPQITSEIRHTILLEKSQIGKITVEQKTVLGVLLGVLLLMFTIPLWQSEGSLITNSVIAILGGISLFILPKTRSESLMNWAGIERLPFGLLFLLGGGFALSLAFVDSGLADWIAHSLSFVSNYPFELIIIILVAMIMFLTNVKSNTATAAIFIPIVGTMAMLNGWSPLPVLFAITVATSFAFLLPMGTPPNALIYEKAQIPIKAMIKHGIVLNMIAIALISGVTICISSKILI from the coding sequence ATGAATTTTAATCTGAAAATTGCAGGGATGATTTTAGGTCCACTGCTGTTTTTTATAATTTTACTAATCCCCACACCCGAAGGAATGCCAGAAACTGCAAAGCCAGTATTGGCTATTTCCGTATGGATGATTGTATGGTGGATAACTGAGGCCATTCCGGTTTATGCAACCGCACTACTTCCACTAGGATTAATTCCTCTGCTAGGAGTACTACCCGTAAAGCAAATTGCATCAGAGTATATGCATCCAATCATTGTCTTGTTACTTGGAATGTTCATGATAGCACTTTCAATTGAAAAATCAGGTCTGCATAAAAAAATTGCATTTGAATTAATTTCAGTATTTGGATATTCTCCAAGGCGAATAGTCTGGGGCTTTATGATAACAACTGCGTTAATTTCTACAGTTGTAATGAGCACCACAGTTGTTTTGATATTATTGCCAATTGCAGGGATTATTTTATCATCTTTAGCGAAAACAAATTTTGTAACAACAAAGTTCAAAGTTGTTTTCATGTTGTCTATAGCATATTCGTCTTCAATTGGTAGTGTGGCCACTTTAATTGGAGCCCCGCCAAATCTACTTTATGCGGCAACCGTTATGGAGATGTTCTCTCATAGAGTTACATTTGCAGAATGGTCTATGCTTGGAACTCCCTTAGCATTTTCAATGTTGGTGCTTTGTGGCATGTACATGAATTCACAAATTGGAAAAGGATCTCCCCAAATTACATCAGAAATTAGGCACACTATACTATTAGAAAAATCCCAAATAGGAAAGATCACAGTAGAGCAAAAAACTGTACTTGGAGTTCTTTTAGGAGTGTTATTGCTAATGTTTACAATCCCGTTGTGGCAATCAGAAGGTTCATTGATTACAAATTCAGTAATTGCAATTTTGGGAGGAATATCACTTTTTATTTTACCAAAAACTCGCTCTGAGAGTTTGATGAATTGGGCAGGAATTGAAAGACTTCCATTTGGTTTGTTATTCTTGCTAGGGGGTGGATTTGCATTATCCTTAGCATTTGTGGATTCTGGATTAGCAGATTGGATTGCCCATTCATTGTCATTTGTCAGCAACTACCCATTTGAGTTAATAATTATAATTCTAGTTGCAATGATTATGTTTCTAACTAATGTAAAATCTAACACAGCTACAGCAGCAATTTTCATTCCAATTGTGGGAACTATGGCGATGCTAAATGGATGGTCGCCATTACCAGTATTGTTTGCAATTACCGTTGCAACATCATTTGCCTTTTTGCTCCCGATGGGTACACCTCCAAATGCTCTAATTTATGAAAAAGCACAGATTCCAATAAAGGCAATGATCAAACATGGCATAGTCCTAAACATGATTGCAATTGCATTAATTTCTGGAGTCACGATATGTATCTCCAGTAAAATTCTAATCTAA